One Alicyclobacillus acidoterrestris DNA window includes the following coding sequences:
- a CDS encoding YabP/YqfC family sporulation protein — protein MPGWKSRLKQSATEFLKLPPDALLEVSRVTCVDGKNVVVENARRLLKVEDTKVTLDLGEQILTIHGQDFEIILVTDKEVHVTGQVASLEYTAHGRGAL, from the coding sequence ATGCCTGGATGGAAATCACGCCTAAAACAATCTGCGACTGAATTTCTGAAGTTGCCCCCCGACGCACTTTTGGAAGTGTCGCGCGTCACGTGCGTCGATGGCAAAAACGTGGTGGTGGAAAATGCTCGACGACTGCTCAAAGTCGAAGACACAAAGGTCACCCTTGACCTTGGTGAGCAAATCCTCACCATTCACGGCCAGGACTTTGAAATCATTCTTGTCACGGACAAAGAGGTGCACGTCACGGGACAGGTGGCGAGCCTGGAATATACGGCACATGGACGGGGTGCGCTATGA
- a CDS encoding GatB/YqeY domain-containing protein produces MELLERLNQDLKQAMKDKDKVRLSVIRMVKSATKNREIELGHPLSDDDVQSVIQKELKQRKDSLQAFQDANRTDLAETAEQEIRILQDYLPQQLDEQALREIVTQVIEQVGATSKADMGKVMGQVIPLVRNRADGKAVQQMVQSLLS; encoded by the coding sequence GTGGAATTGCTGGAACGTCTGAATCAAGATTTGAAACAGGCGATGAAGGATAAGGACAAAGTTCGTCTGTCCGTTATCCGAATGGTGAAATCCGCTACGAAGAACCGGGAGATTGAGCTCGGGCATCCTCTTTCTGATGACGACGTTCAGTCTGTGATTCAGAAAGAGTTGAAGCAACGCAAAGATTCCCTCCAAGCGTTCCAAGATGCGAATCGAACGGATTTGGCTGAAACCGCTGAGCAAGAAATTCGGATTTTGCAGGACTACTTGCCGCAGCAATTGGATGAACAAGCACTTCGCGAGATTGTGACCCAAGTCATCGAGCAAGTTGGTGCAACATCGAAGGCGGACATGGGAAAAGTCATGGGTCAAGTCATACCGCTGGTGCGCAATCGTGCAGATGGTAAGGCAGTTCAGCAGATGGTCCAGTCTTTGCTGTCATAA
- the rpsU gene encoding 30S ribosomal protein S21: MSEIRIRKNESLDSALRRFKKQTARDGVLAEARKRSHYEKPSVARKKKAEAARKNKRRGF; the protein is encoded by the coding sequence ATGTCGGAAATCCGGATACGTAAGAACGAATCATTGGACAGCGCACTTCGTCGGTTTAAAAAGCAAACCGCGAGGGACGGGGTGCTGGCCGAGGCTCGCAAGCGTTCGCACTACGAAAAACCAAGCGTTGCGCGCAAGAAGAAAGCGGAGGCAGCTCGCAAAAATAAGCGTCGCGGCTTCTGA
- a CDS encoding Na/Pi cotransporter family protein, whose product MWANVAAVILSLVAFIGGLKVMRHGLEGMAEGRLAIWLQRLAKTPTRGILTGTVTTAILQSSAALTAITVGLVAGKSLTFRSGLGIVLGANVGSTITPQVLNLNLWGIVIPSLGFGILAVLTRKPALRRPGEGLIGFACIFIALQALKVSLHPLTTSHWFAHALSVAGGQTVLAMVAGCLTSAIVQSSTAVTILTMTLGSSGIIPMTGAVAIVLGANVGTCLTSIIAAIGESRQAQQVALAHVILNVIGALTFLPVIGPFTTMVGWLSQDPAQLVANAHTIFNIVCTLVVWPFTRQFAALIERLLPDELHA is encoded by the coding sequence ATGTGGGCAAACGTCGCAGCAGTGATACTGTCACTCGTGGCCTTTATCGGCGGACTCAAGGTCATGCGCCACGGACTCGAGGGCATGGCAGAAGGGCGCCTGGCAATTTGGTTGCAGCGTTTGGCGAAGACGCCGACGCGCGGCATTCTGACGGGGACCGTCACGACAGCCATCCTTCAGAGCAGCGCAGCGCTCACCGCCATCACCGTAGGCTTGGTGGCCGGGAAGAGCCTCACCTTTCGCAGCGGGCTCGGCATTGTGCTCGGGGCAAACGTCGGATCGACCATCACGCCACAAGTACTCAACCTCAACTTGTGGGGCATTGTCATCCCCAGTCTCGGCTTCGGTATCCTTGCAGTCCTCACGCGCAAGCCTGCACTACGCCGGCCCGGAGAAGGGCTCATCGGCTTTGCCTGCATCTTTATCGCGCTGCAGGCACTCAAGGTGTCCCTGCATCCCCTCACGACGAGCCACTGGTTCGCCCACGCCCTGTCCGTAGCGGGTGGACAGACAGTGCTCGCCATGGTCGCTGGCTGCCTCACCAGCGCCATCGTGCAGTCGTCGACAGCGGTGACGATACTCACCATGACGCTCGGCAGTTCTGGCATCATTCCAATGACCGGCGCCGTGGCCATCGTGCTTGGAGCCAATGTTGGCACATGCCTCACTTCCATCATCGCCGCCATCGGCGAATCTCGACAAGCGCAGCAAGTCGCGCTCGCCCACGTCATTCTCAACGTCATCGGCGCACTCACGTTCTTGCCCGTCATTGGCCCGTTTACCACAATGGTTGGTTGGCTCAGTCAAGACCCGGCGCAACTTGTCGCCAACGCGCACACCATCTTTAATATCGTCTGCACACTTGTCGTGTGGCCATTCACGCGACAATTCGCAGCACTCATCGAGCGGCTTTTACCGGACGAGCTGCACGCCTGA
- the deoC gene encoding deoxyribose-phosphate aldolase → MSKRVERAAGGIVVRGQGAHREVLLIDDAYGRVTFPKGHLEAGETWEDAAIREILEETGIETRILAPLGRVEYPITRDGAPVRKQVRFYLLEAIDSDVTPTHQAEEVRAAYFLPMAEAEAKHSEQGYANWSFVFAKARALLAWRDGDFERRWRQLSNDTTRAVVDEAWKAARPVVEQMVAACRDELTTVMPEVTLPPEASVTLPRAAEFDVDDIRFAVEHTLLKPEASVVDIENLCREANAHRFPLVCVNPQHVSHAASRLAESETDVCTVVGFPLGATSPDALAAEVLELAAKGAREIDMVIPVGSLVEDDVWTVYQHVARVVRTAQNLHPRPAIKVILEASALTFDQVIKGAFLTVAAGADYIKTSTGFHKGGATLADVSAMAMVAGTISKVKAAGGVRTPTAAYNLLAYGASRLGTSSGVQLVR, encoded by the coding sequence ATGAGCAAGCGAGTTGAACGCGCTGCCGGCGGCATTGTCGTACGTGGGCAAGGTGCGCATCGCGAGGTGCTGTTGATTGATGACGCGTATGGACGCGTCACGTTTCCAAAGGGGCATTTGGAAGCGGGCGAGACGTGGGAAGACGCCGCAATTCGCGAGATTCTCGAAGAGACAGGTATCGAGACGCGCATTTTGGCGCCGCTTGGTCGCGTCGAATACCCGATTACGCGCGATGGTGCGCCTGTGCGCAAACAAGTGCGCTTTTATCTGCTGGAGGCAATCGATTCCGATGTGACGCCGACGCACCAAGCCGAGGAAGTGCGCGCGGCGTACTTTTTGCCGATGGCCGAGGCGGAGGCAAAACACAGTGAACAGGGCTATGCGAACTGGTCGTTCGTCTTTGCGAAGGCGCGTGCGCTCTTGGCGTGGCGAGACGGGGATTTTGAACGGCGCTGGCGGCAGCTTTCCAACGATACGACGCGTGCTGTCGTCGACGAGGCGTGGAAGGCTGCACGCCCAGTTGTCGAGCAGATGGTTGCGGCATGCAGGGACGAATTGACGACGGTCATGCCCGAGGTGACATTGCCGCCGGAGGCGTCGGTGACGCTGCCGCGGGCGGCGGAATTCGACGTCGATGATATTCGATTTGCGGTTGAACACACCCTCCTGAAACCGGAAGCGTCGGTTGTCGATATTGAAAATCTTTGCCGTGAGGCAAATGCGCACCGTTTTCCACTCGTCTGTGTGAATCCGCAGCACGTCAGTCACGCCGCTTCACGATTGGCAGAGAGCGAGACGGACGTCTGTACGGTGGTCGGCTTTCCGCTGGGTGCCACATCGCCGGATGCGCTGGCGGCGGAAGTGCTCGAGCTCGCTGCGAAAGGCGCGCGAGAGATTGACATGGTGATTCCTGTCGGATCGCTTGTAGAAGACGACGTGTGGACCGTGTATCAGCATGTGGCGCGCGTGGTTCGCACGGCGCAAAATCTGCACCCGCGTCCAGCAATCAAGGTGATTCTGGAGGCGAGCGCCCTGACGTTTGACCAGGTCATCAAAGGTGCTTTTCTCACCGTCGCGGCAGGCGCGGACTATATCAAGACCTCCACTGGCTTCCACAAGGGCGGCGCCACGTTGGCGGATGTCAGCGCCATGGCGATGGTCGCAGGGACCATCAGCAAAGTCAAAGCTGCCGGTGGCGTTCGCACGCCCACTGCAGCATATAATCTCTTGGCGTATGGCGCGAGCAGACTCGGTACGAGTTCAGGCGTGCAGCTCGTCCGGTAA
- the mtaB gene encoding tRNA (N(6)-L-threonylcarbamoyladenosine(37)-C(2))-methylthiotransferase MtaB: MPTVAFHTLGCKVNFYDTEGIWQVFKHNGYTQVPFEEAADVYVVNTCTVTHSGDKKSRQMIRRAIRTNPESVVVVTGCYAQIAPEEIARIEGVDLVIGNDKKSRIVEYVEEVRREQHPFTVVDNILKTREFEELDVPFFEERTRANLKIQDGCNNFCTFCIIPWARGLIRSRAPEKIITQATKLARAGYREIVLTGIHTGGYGADLNGYRLAHLLRDLEQVPELYRVRISSIEASEIDDELIDVLRHSTQVVNHLHVPIQAASDAVLKKMNRHYTVAQFAEKLAKLREALPNLAITSDVIVGFPGETDEQFEETYEFIRRERFSELHVFPYSQRKGTPAAKFPDQVPDDVKHRRVERLLELSRQLTAEYARSFVGKEIEVIAEHPGRMADDGTKELVASHPLADRIVVGHADNYLKVAFVVPEGIDLTSVVGEVSKVRIEETSATLQMGSFVSQVTIPEATTERARRMTS, encoded by the coding sequence GTGCCTACAGTGGCGTTTCACACGCTTGGCTGCAAGGTCAACTTTTATGATACAGAAGGTATTTGGCAAGTGTTTAAGCACAACGGCTACACGCAGGTGCCTTTTGAGGAAGCTGCCGACGTGTACGTCGTCAATACGTGTACGGTCACGCACAGTGGAGACAAAAAGAGCCGACAGATGATTCGACGCGCCATCCGCACGAACCCGGAGTCGGTGGTCGTTGTCACGGGTTGCTACGCGCAGATTGCGCCAGAGGAAATCGCCCGCATTGAAGGGGTCGATCTCGTCATCGGCAACGACAAAAAATCCCGGATTGTCGAGTACGTGGAGGAAGTCCGCCGCGAGCAGCACCCGTTCACAGTCGTCGACAACATTTTGAAGACGCGCGAGTTTGAGGAACTTGATGTGCCATTTTTCGAGGAACGCACGCGTGCCAATCTGAAAATCCAGGATGGCTGCAACAATTTTTGTACATTTTGCATCATCCCCTGGGCGCGCGGGCTCATCCGCAGCCGCGCACCGGAGAAAATTATCACGCAAGCGACGAAATTGGCGCGCGCAGGGTATCGCGAAATTGTTCTGACGGGCATTCACACAGGCGGCTACGGAGCTGATCTCAACGGGTACCGATTAGCACATCTCTTGCGCGATCTCGAACAGGTGCCAGAGCTTTACCGGGTGCGTATCAGCTCCATTGAGGCCAGTGAAATTGACGATGAACTGATAGACGTTCTGCGCCATTCGACGCAAGTGGTGAACCACTTGCACGTGCCGATTCAGGCCGCCAGTGACGCGGTGCTCAAGAAGATGAACCGCCATTACACGGTTGCGCAGTTCGCAGAAAAACTGGCTAAGTTGCGCGAGGCGTTGCCGAACTTGGCGATAACCAGCGACGTCATCGTCGGTTTTCCGGGCGAGACAGACGAGCAGTTTGAAGAGACGTACGAATTCATTCGGCGTGAGCGCTTTTCGGAACTCCATGTGTTTCCATATTCCCAGCGCAAGGGGACACCTGCGGCGAAATTCCCGGATCAGGTTCCAGATGACGTCAAGCACCGACGTGTCGAACGCTTGCTCGAACTGTCCAGACAATTGACTGCGGAATACGCGCGTTCCTTTGTCGGCAAGGAGATTGAGGTCATCGCCGAGCATCCGGGCCGGATGGCGGACGATGGCACGAAGGAGCTCGTGGCAAGCCATCCGTTGGCGGACAGAATCGTGGTCGGTCACGCGGACAATTATTTGAAGGTGGCGTTCGTGGTACCGGAAGGGATCGACTTGACGTCGGTTGTCGGCGAGGTCTCGAAGGTTCGGATTGAAGAGACGAGTGCGACGCTGCAGATGGGGTCGTTCGTCTCGCAGGTGACAATTCCTGAGGCGACCACAGAGCGCGCGAGGAGGATGACATCATGA
- a CDS encoding RsmE family RNA methyltransferase, with translation MLPRVFVHHTGAQRHHEIQLGEADAHHFARVLRVKPAEQLVVVTPGGPWLAEIAEVSKDAVIARLLEQYPSSEPTAHIVMVQGVAKGDKMETIVQKCTEVGAHSFVLYQAERSVVKLDGKVENKLARWQKVAREAAMQSQRDAIPAVRYETRLSQLCEGLFADGIEQFIVLDEAERAVGLVHALAHFDASPGAPEGTSRPKRAIFIGPEGGWSDAERAYFEACEQAVLVTLGPRILRTETAGVAALAIALAHFGDMGG, from the coding sequence ATGTTGCCGCGTGTTTTTGTCCATCATACCGGCGCACAGCGGCATCACGAGATTCAGCTTGGCGAGGCCGATGCGCATCATTTTGCGCGCGTGTTGCGCGTCAAACCGGCAGAGCAACTTGTCGTCGTGACCCCTGGTGGCCCTTGGCTGGCCGAGATTGCAGAAGTGTCGAAAGATGCGGTGATAGCGCGTCTACTGGAGCAGTATCCTTCGAGTGAACCGACTGCCCACATCGTAATGGTTCAAGGTGTGGCAAAAGGTGATAAGATGGAGACGATTGTGCAAAAGTGTACAGAGGTCGGCGCGCATTCTTTTGTCCTGTACCAGGCTGAGCGGTCTGTTGTGAAGTTGGACGGGAAAGTGGAGAACAAACTCGCCCGTTGGCAGAAGGTCGCTCGCGAAGCGGCCATGCAGTCACAGCGGGATGCCATTCCAGCCGTTCGTTACGAGACGCGGTTGTCTCAGTTGTGTGAAGGACTGTTCGCGGATGGGATTGAACAGTTCATCGTGCTCGATGAGGCGGAGCGCGCCGTGGGTTTGGTGCACGCACTGGCGCACTTCGACGCGTCCCCTGGTGCGCCCGAGGGGACATCTCGACCCAAGCGGGCCATCTTCATCGGACCGGAGGGCGGTTGGAGTGACGCTGAACGCGCCTATTTTGAGGCGTGCGAACAGGCGGTCTTGGTAACGCTTGGCCCGCGCATTTTACGCACGGAGACGGCTGGCGTGGCGGCGCTCGCCATTGCACTGGCGCATTTTGGCGATATGGGAGGTTGA
- the prmA gene encoding 50S ribosomal protein L11 methyltransferase: MHWWQVQFKVTHEAAEAVAALLQEFPDLQGVQLEGIANVHIPHPEYGEWFDEMIVPTDGVEVSVYFPEGHEPKVIRARVLEVVERVAASGLDVGANARNIRIDSVDDSTWLNAWKEHYHPIPVGDELVIVPIWNLSDLPEDLASRKPIIVEPGMAFGTGTHQTTHLCTQALSELDLSGANVLDVGTGTGILAIAAARLGASHVTAIDIDPVAVDAAHQNVEHNALSDVITVQEGNLLSGYAQDARFDVAVANILRDIVILLLPQVARRLNPGGYLLTSGYIDTQAPAVEAALLNEGFRVAKRYQKDDWMAILAVKD; encoded by the coding sequence ATGCACTGGTGGCAGGTTCAATTCAAGGTGACGCACGAGGCGGCGGAGGCGGTCGCGGCATTGCTGCAGGAATTCCCTGACCTACAAGGGGTGCAATTGGAGGGGATTGCCAATGTCCATATTCCGCACCCGGAGTACGGCGAGTGGTTCGACGAGATGATTGTTCCGACCGACGGGGTCGAAGTGTCGGTGTATTTTCCAGAGGGACACGAGCCGAAAGTAATTCGAGCCCGCGTGCTGGAGGTCGTGGAGCGCGTCGCTGCATCGGGTCTCGACGTCGGAGCGAACGCGCGCAACATTCGTATCGATTCGGTGGACGACAGCACTTGGTTGAACGCGTGGAAGGAGCACTATCACCCGATTCCAGTGGGCGATGAGCTGGTGATTGTGCCGATTTGGAACCTTTCGGACTTGCCAGAGGACCTGGCGTCCCGCAAGCCGATCATCGTGGAACCAGGCATGGCGTTTGGCACCGGGACACACCAGACCACCCACTTGTGCACGCAAGCGCTTTCTGAATTGGATTTGAGCGGCGCCAACGTCCTCGACGTCGGAACTGGGACAGGCATTCTCGCGATTGCGGCCGCGCGGTTAGGTGCGTCGCATGTCACGGCCATCGATATTGATCCTGTAGCCGTCGACGCCGCACACCAAAACGTCGAACACAACGCGCTTTCAGACGTCATCACGGTGCAGGAGGGGAACCTGCTTTCAGGTTACGCGCAAGATGCGAGATTCGACGTCGCGGTGGCGAACATCTTGCGCGACATCGTCATTCTCCTCTTGCCACAGGTCGCGCGCCGACTCAATCCGGGGGGTTATTTGCTCACGTCCGGATACATCGACACGCAGGCTCCAGCCGTCGAGGCAGCCCTTTTGAATGAGGGATTTCGGGTGGCCAAGCGCTACCAAAAGGACGACTGGATGGCCATTCTGGCGGTGAAAGACTGA
- the dnaJ gene encoding molecular chaperone DnaJ, which translates to MSKRDYYEVLGVSRSASQEEIKKAYRKLARQYHPDVNKDDPSAPEKFAEIAEAYDVLSDSQKRARYDQFGHQDPTQGGFGGGGQGAGFGDFDFGGFGDIFDMFFGGSGARSRGPQRGQDLEYELEVDFEDAAFGVEEEIQIPRTETCSTCGGNGAKPGTHPRTCTVCNGTGEQQTVQSTPFGRMVNRRICSNCHGRGVIIEQPCPDCRGQGRKRVRRTVQIKVPAGVDNGTRLRVSGAGEASPNGGQPGDLHIVIRVRPHEIFEREGTNVYVDMPLTFVQAALGDEIDVPTLDGDVKLRIPEGTQSGTMFRLRGKGIPRLGSTVRGDQHVRVQVLTPTNLTERQKDLFRELGKELGVQTHEQARSFMERMKDAFLGNA; encoded by the coding sequence GTGAGCAAGCGAGATTATTACGAGGTACTCGGTGTCAGCCGGTCAGCCAGTCAGGAAGAAATCAAAAAAGCCTATCGCAAGTTGGCTCGTCAATACCACCCTGACGTCAACAAGGATGATCCGAGCGCGCCGGAAAAGTTCGCTGAGATTGCCGAGGCGTACGACGTGCTTTCGGATAGCCAGAAACGCGCCCGCTACGACCAGTTTGGCCATCAGGATCCGACGCAAGGTGGGTTTGGTGGCGGAGGCCAGGGCGCTGGCTTTGGCGATTTTGACTTTGGCGGGTTTGGCGACATTTTTGATATGTTCTTCGGCGGGAGTGGTGCGCGCTCGCGCGGGCCGCAACGCGGACAGGACTTGGAGTACGAGCTGGAAGTGGACTTTGAAGACGCCGCATTCGGCGTCGAGGAAGAGATTCAGATTCCGCGCACAGAGACCTGTTCGACGTGTGGCGGGAATGGTGCCAAGCCAGGCACGCATCCGCGGACGTGTACCGTGTGTAACGGTACTGGTGAGCAGCAAACCGTCCAGTCGACGCCATTTGGCAGGATGGTCAACCGCCGCATCTGTTCGAACTGTCACGGGCGCGGCGTGATTATAGAGCAGCCTTGTCCAGATTGTCGCGGGCAAGGTCGCAAACGCGTGCGCCGAACCGTTCAAATCAAGGTGCCAGCCGGCGTCGACAATGGCACGCGCTTGCGCGTGTCTGGCGCTGGGGAGGCGAGCCCCAACGGCGGGCAGCCTGGCGACTTGCATATTGTCATCCGGGTGCGACCGCATGAGATCTTTGAACGCGAGGGCACGAACGTCTATGTCGATATGCCGCTGACGTTCGTCCAAGCTGCGCTCGGCGACGAGATTGACGTGCCGACGCTGGACGGGGATGTCAAACTGCGGATTCCAGAAGGCACGCAATCGGGAACGATGTTCCGGTTGCGCGGAAAAGGGATTCCGCGACTCGGGTCGACGGTGCGAGGAGATCAGCACGTGCGCGTGCAGGTGTTGACGCCGACCAATTTGACCGAGCGGCAAAAGGATTTGTTCCGCGAACTCGGCAAGGAGTTGGGCGTGCAGACGCACGAGCAGGCGAGATCGTTTATGGAACGGATGAAGGACGCGTTTCTCGGCAACGCCTAA
- the dnaK gene encoding molecular chaperone DnaK, whose amino-acid sequence MAKVIGIDLGTTNSCVAVMEGGEPVVIPNAEGNRTTPSVVAFTKDGERLVGDVAKRQAITNPDRTIISIKRHMGTDHKVTIDGKSYTPPEISAMILQKLKADAEAYLGEPVTQAVITVPAYFSDSQRQATKDAGKIAGLEVLRIVNEPTAAALAYGLEKDEDQTILVFDLGGGTFDVSILELGDGVFEVKATSGNNHLGGDDFDNRIMQYLIDTFKKDTGIDLGQDKMAMQRLKDAAEKAKKELSSTLTTTISLPFISADATGPKHLEVNLTRAKFEEISADLIEATLAPTRQALQDAGLSPSDIHKVILVGGSTRIPAVQEAIKRLIGSEPSKGVNPDEVVAVGAGIQAGVLTGEVKDVVLLDVTPLSLGIETMGGVFTRLIDRNTTIPTSKSQVFSTAADNQTSVEIHVLQGEREMARDNKTLGRFTLSDIPPAPRGVPQIEVTFDIDANGIVNVAAKDLGTGKSQRITITASSGLSKEEVERMMQEAQMHAEEDKKRREQVEIRNEADQLLYQTEKTMKDLGDKLDSGLKAEAEEKQKALRDALAGTETEPITKAKDELTEVLHKLSTKLYEQAASAQQGQAGDAGAGSKADDNVVDAEFTEVDKDQK is encoded by the coding sequence GTGGCAAAAGTCATTGGTATTGACCTTGGTACAACCAACTCGTGCGTCGCTGTGATGGAAGGCGGCGAGCCTGTCGTCATTCCGAACGCAGAGGGTAACCGCACAACCCCGTCCGTGGTGGCATTCACCAAAGACGGCGAACGTCTGGTGGGGGATGTCGCAAAGCGGCAGGCTATCACCAACCCGGACCGCACGATCATCTCCATCAAGCGCCACATGGGTACAGATCATAAAGTGACGATCGACGGTAAATCTTACACGCCTCCAGAAATTTCGGCGATGATTCTGCAAAAGTTGAAAGCGGACGCTGAAGCGTACCTTGGGGAACCGGTCACGCAGGCGGTCATTACTGTGCCAGCGTACTTCAGCGACAGCCAACGCCAGGCGACGAAGGACGCCGGGAAAATTGCTGGCCTCGAAGTCCTGCGTATCGTCAACGAGCCAACCGCTGCGGCACTTGCCTACGGTTTGGAGAAGGACGAAGACCAGACGATTCTCGTGTTCGACTTGGGTGGCGGTACGTTTGACGTATCCATCTTGGAACTCGGCGATGGCGTGTTCGAAGTGAAGGCGACCAGCGGGAACAACCACCTCGGTGGTGACGACTTTGACAACCGTATCATGCAATATCTGATTGATACGTTTAAGAAGGATACCGGCATTGACCTAGGGCAAGACAAAATGGCAATGCAACGTTTGAAGGACGCAGCGGAAAAAGCGAAGAAAGAGCTGTCTTCGACGCTGACGACGACGATTTCGTTGCCCTTTATCTCGGCGGATGCAACAGGGCCAAAGCACCTTGAAGTCAACTTGACGCGCGCGAAATTCGAAGAGATTTCGGCGGATTTGATTGAGGCTACACTGGCGCCGACGCGCCAAGCACTGCAAGACGCGGGCTTGTCGCCAAGCGACATTCACAAAGTCATTCTCGTCGGTGGTTCGACGCGTATCCCGGCTGTGCAAGAAGCGATTAAGCGGCTGATTGGCAGTGAACCATCGAAAGGTGTCAACCCGGACGAAGTCGTCGCCGTCGGCGCAGGTATCCAGGCGGGTGTGTTGACGGGCGAAGTCAAGGACGTCGTATTGCTCGACGTGACGCCGTTGTCGCTCGGTATCGAGACGATGGGTGGTGTATTCACGCGCCTGATTGACCGCAACACGACGATTCCGACGTCGAAAAGCCAGGTCTTCTCGACGGCTGCGGACAACCAGACGTCGGTTGAAATTCACGTCCTGCAAGGGGAACGTGAGATGGCTCGCGACAACAAGACGCTCGGTCGCTTCACGCTGTCTGACATTCCACCGGCACCGCGTGGTGTACCGCAGATCGAAGTGACGTTCGACATCGATGCCAACGGTATCGTCAACGTCGCGGCGAAGGACCTCGGTACGGGCAAATCGCAGCGCATCACCATCACGGCGTCGAGCGGATTGTCCAAGGAAGAAGTCGAGCGCATGATGCAAGAGGCGCAAATGCACGCGGAAGAGGATAAAAAGCGCCGCGAGCAGGTCGAGATTCGCAACGAAGCCGACCAACTTCTCTACCAGACGGAGAAGACCATGAAGGACCTCGGTGACAAACTCGATTCGGGGCTGAAGGCAGAGGCAGAAGAGAAGCAAAAGGCGCTTCGCGACGCGCTCGCTGGTACCGAAACCGAGCCGATTACCAAGGCCAAGGACGAACTGACAGAGGTCCTGCACAAGCTTTCCACCAAGCTGTATGAGCAGGCAGCTTCAGCGCAACAGGGTCAGGCCGGTGATGCTGGCGCCGGATCGAAGGCGGATGACAACGTCGTCGATGCGGAATTCACCGAAGTTGACAAGGATCAGAAGTAA
- the grpE gene encoding nucleotide exchange factor GrpE: protein MFRLSEEANEQVQNEAATEAETDVEAKEAQAETETASNDAAQSEAQVDPKDQEIADLQQQLLRTRADFDNFRRRTRAEKEELSQFATKKLLSDLLPVVDNFDRAMQAVSDADEQIRTGIEMVHRQFQAILSQYGVTPMNAEGEAFDPTRHEAVMQEAAEGVEPNVVLQELQRGYLLHDKVLRPAMVKVSV, encoded by the coding sequence GTGTTTCGCTTGTCTGAAGAAGCAAATGAACAAGTACAGAATGAGGCGGCAACCGAAGCGGAAACCGATGTAGAAGCAAAGGAAGCGCAGGCGGAAACGGAGACTGCGTCGAACGATGCGGCGCAGTCAGAGGCGCAAGTTGATCCAAAAGATCAGGAAATTGCAGATCTGCAGCAGCAACTACTTCGGACGCGCGCCGATTTTGATAACTTCCGTCGGAGGACGCGGGCCGAGAAGGAAGAACTCAGCCAGTTCGCCACGAAGAAATTGTTGTCCGACTTGCTGCCGGTGGTCGATAACTTTGACCGCGCCATGCAAGCCGTCAGTGACGCAGATGAGCAGATTCGGACAGGCATCGAAATGGTACACCGTCAGTTTCAGGCCATCTTGTCGCAATACGGCGTCACGCCGATGAACGCCGAAGGCGAGGCGTTTGACCCGACGCGTCACGAAGCTGTGATGCAGGAGGCAGCCGAGGGCGTTGAGCCGAATGTCGTGCTGCAGGAGTTGCAACGTGGGTATCTGTTACATGACAAGGTATTGCGCCCGGCAATGGTGAAAGTGAGCGTGTGA